From the Pleurodeles waltl isolate 20211129_DDA chromosome 6, aPleWal1.hap1.20221129, whole genome shotgun sequence genome, the window TAAGCAAAAATGTTGGCTCCAGCAGGTATTTATGTTAGAAATCAAGCACTGCTTCCCTGATTCTGATTCAATTGTTTTccttccatttttaggtcgagtgcacaagtgctttgacctgttgtatgtattgtgggctttaaaccatgcccaccacacgcccatcactttcactcgttcgtgggcttgcctttcaaaaaatcttTTATCATCATTGgggaatgctttacgtttgtccctccgtggggcagttttgtttccgccttgcagactgcccctgttacatggatatttgcacgattgccaatacatTCGACTGCGagaaaacttctttttctttttgtgtcgcgCCTTTGAGCTCAtgacggccatggtgctttgaataggcttgcttatgtcaactgttttacttttcattttcaatttatgtggcaggaaaagcccagttaggaatttacaatgctaatagctctaactcgagcaaatgtgagacccattgcattgcaaatgcttgttttgtactcATCCTACCTAGATGCATATCAGCCTCACAGTGCTCTTATTGGATTATGTACACTTCCTCTGTTTACTTTGGAGTGTATGGAAGATAATATTTTCTCTCTCACACTCTGTCATCTCTCCATCttcaacactctctgtttcagcaACTTCATTCTTGCCTTTAGCCCTGCAACGTCATATACCCCTAAACCCTTTGCTCAATTTTTTCCAATGGGTGCATTACTGGTGGTCAGCCATCTTCAAATTGCTTTTTGACCACTCCAAGATGTCTGCACGTGAGGTGGGTATTCTCAAATTGCTTTTCTGTTTTAGGAAATCCCATTCAAAGATAGCCGCATGCAGGGTGGCCATTCTTGAAGTGGATTTGTTAAAATGCAACAGAATGCATTTCAGGTTGGCAGCCAGGAATAGCATTTGTGGTGACCATTAAATGCcttaattaatatatttaaaaaaatctcaatTGCAAGACAGTTTCCACAAATGTGCACACATTCACAGCagcttttaaagataaaaaaaataggtCTCGTGGCTTAgacctttgccagtgcttgctaaaTTTTATGCTTCAGACTGATAATTTCCAAACGTTGCCCAGATCTTCACCAAAAGtgcctcttttctccttgtttaatATTACTTTTTCAAAAACTGACTGATTTTTTTATCAGGTGCAGCTGCATTTTCTAGAAACTGAGTGTATGATGCTTGGTTGGCAGTCGATCGACAATCAATTGATTGTCATATTAGCTAGCTGGCATTGAATACTGCTGACTACCACACCTGTAAGAACTTGGTCTGGCAAAGCACCTAGTTTTTTACAGTACAAAAATATGCTCAGTACTAGCAGCGGTGGTATACAAGCCTACAAATGTTTGGTTTGGAAGTGAAAACAATTGAGCAGATGTTACTTTAGAACTTCTTTCATCTTGAGCAATCTGCTAGATATTTGAAAATGCCTCACAAGGCCCTCTTGTGTCACCATGGTCCTAGTCGCTGGACTTGGCTCTCAAAACCACTAGAGTTGTACCTGTTGTTTTCTGTAGTGTGAATAAAAGCTAACACGGCCTTGATAAACCTATGTCTCTTTCTTTCCAGTGGTAAACATGTGTTCCTCTGGCAGCAAATCCCTGGAGGGCGCTTGCAGCAGGAAGGTGTGCCGAAAACTCTTTGGAGAAGTTGATCATGAGCAGTTGAAAATTGATACTGAGGAAATGATGTCTTCCTGCTTGGAAGAGGCAAAGCAGAAGTGGAACTTTGATTTCAAAAATGGAATCCCCTTGGAAGGGGACTTCAAGTGGATGGTGGTGGGTGCCACAGAGCCCCAAAAGCTACTTCTGAAAGAAGACCTCAAGGGACAGAAGATAGGCGAACCTTCATGCCACCAGCCACAGCCAGTTAGCGGCCAATCTAAGCAAGCTTGTACACCTCACCCAAAAAAGGAGCAAGAAGAAGAGGGCAATGATGCAGCGCTGACACTGAGTGAAGATAGCATCAATGTAGCACAGATACCGGACCAAGTCAGTAGCGATGGAGCTCAGGCAACAAGGTTTTCTTCATGCACTTTACCTGTACCAGAGGAAGCAAGTGAGCCGGGCCAGACTCTGGATGCCGCAGAACATGCAGCAGTCTCCACACAATGCCTCAAGCGAAAGCAAACAACCCTGAAAGGTAAGCGTTTTTTGCAATGGCTAATGTTTTGAGTTATTCATTTTCGTATGCATGCATGTTACATAAGGAGTTAAGTAATACTCTTGTTACTCCCTACCTCCGAAAAGAACTGTCATAAAAGAACACTTTTGAAAACATGAAGCTAGTTTTCATGAATTAACAAATTTGAAAGAGAACACAACTGAATGTGGTAGACTTCCTTTACCAGCTTCGTCACATCAGCCTTATCCACCTTGCTCTTATCAGCTCACTCTTTTTTAACATGGCCATGTCCATAATTTTGAGTATCAAACTTTTCTGAACCATTTTTACACCCTTCTCTCGAAGCCTGAAACAGTGTACAAACAACCCCTGTGCTGGGGTCCATAGTTCCACGGGACTGGAAAACGAATGTTGATGTTGTCTGGGTTTCCACTTAAATCGAGAAGGTCTTGATAAATTGTAACAGTATTGAGATCTGATGCAGGCACCACGCTATTGGTGCTGGGCCTACACTGCAGATACGTAGTGTCTGGTCGGAAATGCGACAGGGACAGGCCACCAGTCTGGGGAACCAGACTCCTTGCAGAGACCTGGCTCTGAAAGGCCGGTAGATCTGGGACAGTCCAACACATGCAAGATGAGCATCGGCTTTAATATGTGCAAGAAGACCTGTCGTTTATTTCAGGCCAGAGTGTAATCACCCACTGTTATTTCACATGCATTGACTCACAAAGTGGGCCAAATCGAAAAGATTTGATTTTATTGCAAAAGTGCATGCCAACAAATATATCTAGGAAGCACTCACTTGCAAACCCCTAAAAGGGCTACCCTATTGTGCAGACCTCAAAGCTTGGGTGTGCTGAACTGTGAATCATTTTCATGTAACTGGGCGCGATGTATTCTTTAATGCTGTCTAGATTTAGCTATCTTTGTCTACCAAATcgcatgcaaaaacaaaaacaagcattggcaaagtccgtAGGTCTCACTTTTAACAGGCTACTACTGgcgatgtattggctttgccagtggtttgtATTTTACTGTTTTAACATGGCCATTGGCAGAGTTGTAACTATAAAATTTATAAAAGCAAAAGTGGTTACCATGCATCATGACAGATGCACAGGGCATGACACTGTGCGCAAGTATGCAAGCtctcagcagcagttttagaaaggtTTAATTTCATGATGGCCACCATGTGTTGTATGCACGCACGTGAATGCGCATGTGTTGCTGCCTCTGCACAAGATGCATGCGGCCTGATGCACCAGCAGCAATTTCGGCTTTTTTTTAAGTTTACCATTCTGACACAGCTTATGGCCACTTTCGAATGGTAAAATTCAACATCTCCTGTGATTGAAATGCTTGCCCCTATTGAACTTTATACTGAAATTCAGTAAACTTAAAGAGTTTTACAGGCCTTCCTTTTTAAAATGCTATTGATTGGGGCACTATGAGGGTTGGACAGTCTAAGTTATGAATCAAGCTTGCAGGAAGATGTAGATACTCCTACCTCACAACAATAAACAGTGAAATTGTTACACACAGTGTGTAGCGTCAACATTGAAGTCATCAAGAAGCAAATGCTGCAGTTGCTTTGGAAGAACTATGGCAACCTCTTCTGTAGCTCATCAGACAATGGATATTCCTTCTATTGTAAATTCAGTCAAGTACCTGTGAATACGAGTAAGATTAATGTTTCAACGTGTGCTTTAAATGACATATTCTCTACAGAACTCGCGCTCTGGACTGATGGAGGGATGCATGCTTGCACCTCTAGTGTTTAAATTACTTTGTACCATCAGTCTACTAACAGCTGTAGAATTCTGTGATAGGTGtcttgcagctgctgctggagTTGCAGGCATCAGTGCACTCCACGGGTATGTGTGTGCAGATGGACAGGTGAAGTGGGGACATTAGAAATGGCTGCAGTGCACAGAGGATACTCATTGATGTTGTTGCATTTATGTCTGAAAGTGCCACTTGGATCAGAAGACACATGGCCCTTTTCTATGATCCCAAGCAGGCAGTGAGCATTCATGTGATGTCATCTTTATGCTACTGATTGACTTCCATGAAGCAAGGACGGagggcagggtggtggagttgttggtcACTGTGGCAGGTATTTGCTTCTGAAGAAACCACACCTGTGCCAAGTTAAGAACAAGCTTTGCCAAAGACACTGGGTCAGGATTAATGTGTTAATGGATGCAAACACCAACATGCTTAAGTGCTGTTTGCAAGCATTAACAGCAAAGACATATTGGCCTTACCAGTGCTCATTTATTTCAGTATTTTGGAGCTCAGCTGCCAGCGTATGATGGTTGCCTTCATAATTTATATTTTTGGGGttcaaacacttagggggttattacaactttggaggaggtgttaatccgtcccaaaagtggaggtaaagtgacggatataccaccagccgtattacgagtccattatatcctatggaactcgtaatacggctggtggtatatccgtcactttactgccacttttgggacagaataacacctcctccaaagttgtaataacccccttagtctgagcAACATCGAAAGAGAGAGGTGCTATTGATTCCTCAAAACAAGCTCTGCCCATCCCACTCATGAGATAGAAGAAGAACTACCCACACATTCCACCCACTCATATTATTACATACAAGAGCCCACTGAGCTCTCTCCATCTTCTACAAACAATGTCCAGTGGGGCACTACTTTTCCTAACTGTAAAACCAGGGCTGCCTCAGAGTTGGACTGgccttttcaggcagcctggcactccagatgggccagcttgaaaGGGCCATTGAGTGGACTGTGCATCATGTCCCATCCAGGTCGGTTTAGCACTGGGTGTGCGCTCTTGCAACATATTCAGTTAAGAGCTAATAATA encodes:
- the LOC138300093 gene encoding cyclin-dependent kinase inhibitor 1-like; the encoded protein is MVNMCSSGSKSLEGACSRKVCRKLFGEVDHEQLKIDTEEMMSSCLEEAKQKWNFDFKNGIPLEGDFKWMVVGATEPQKLLLKEDLKGQKIGEPSCHQPQPVSGQSKQACTPHPKKEQEEEGNDAALTLSEDSINVAQIPDQVSSDGAQATRFSSCTLPVPEEASEPGQTLDAAEHAAVSTQCLKRKQTTLKDFYQAKRRSSQSSSKQSP